From Triticum aestivum cultivar Chinese Spring chromosome 4A, IWGSC CS RefSeq v2.1, whole genome shotgun sequence, a single genomic window includes:
- the LOC123087884 gene encoding uncharacterized protein, whose amino-acid sequence MAWRCPPPPPTWSARGRQDQRTPWAPALELPCHGPDLAVNSPPHACSGSGRSRAAHALVALPTSSPRKTTVPAAGASSRIWPLSDLPRRPSSVPDILPAPGAQASAATRPCLLCPVARHGGRRLSRLDPSAAGSTAEQPRSAARSATPRPAKASAEADKARRKAKALTKQREDLRARLAYRKHARELTSMPAKATAATPVFLRIVSQIHLIGTAG is encoded by the exons ATGGCTTGGCGTTGCCCCCCGCCACCCCCAACCTGGAGTGCGCGCGGCCGTCAAGACCAGAGGACGCCATGGGCGCCTGCCTTGGAGCTCCCCTGCCATGGACCTGATCTGGCCGTCAACTCGCCACCCCATGCGTGCTCCGGATCCGGCCGATCCCGCGCCGCTCATGCCCTGGTGGCCCTGCCGACATCGTCGCCTAG GAAGACCACCGTGCCCGCTGCAGGAGCTTCGAGCCGGATCTGGCCCCTCTCCGACCTCCCTCGCCGTCCTTCATCCGTTCCCGATATCCTCCCGGCGCCAGGAGCTCAGGCGAGCGCCGCCACAAGACCCTGCCTCCTCTGCCCCGTAGCCCGCCATGGAGGTCGCCGCCTCTCCCGTCTCGATCCGTCTGCGGCCGGATCCACGGCGGAGCAGCCGAGATCCGCCGCCCGTTCCGCGACGCCTCGGCCCGCCAAGGCCAGCGCCGAGGCCGACAAGGCGCGCAGGAAGGCCAAGGCCCTCACCAAGCAGCGGGAGGACTTGCGGGCTAGGCTTGCCTACCGCAAGCACGCCCGCGAGCTCACCTCCATGCCGGCCAAGGCCACCGCTGCGACGCCAGTTTTTTTACGAATAGTTTCCCAGATCCACTTAAtagggactgcgggttga